In the Ilumatobacteraceae bacterium genome, one interval contains:
- a CDS encoding xanthine dehydrogenase family protein molybdopterin-binding subunit, producing MRRQEDRELLIGSREFIADLAVDDALAVAFVRSDLAHGTIESIDVSAATQVPGVRAVLTASDLDVRASLPPFTESLVDDEFRRPPIATDKVRFVGEIVAMVVADSWPAALDAVDVVEVRITPLEMVVNADDATRADAPLLFPGRPSNVAIHNEFNVDAEPVSDGMRSLSFSTTNHRMAAAPMEGLAIVSIPGPGPSLTVHVSTQVPHWTRDHLAKELDLPTDAVRVVAPAVGGGFGSKTAWEVEYLLVAAAARLLDRTLRYIQTRSENLMTAHARGQRHDVTLAFDDDGVVHSLDVRAFCDCGAYPTVGALLPAMTQLMSVGVYRIPRVTWVRDSIVTNTAPTGAFRGAGRPEATAMIERALDLVAGDLGIDPIEARRRNLIPNDAFPYTTPTGATYDSGDYGTCLDLVAELGDYQGLRAEQRRRRLTDGTSHLGLGLSCYVEVTAGQGGTEFAEIRITAEGRLDVAVGTMSHGQGHATTYTQLVSSELDVPASMIRIVQGDTALVESGHGTQGSRSIQLGGSSVHDAAQRFWTKVSTLVAEQLETSPDDIVSFGESGVGVRGVPHSTLAWPEIHALSSGRDGTTSGLPTRGEVTQVGGSFPFGAHLAVAEVDEETGRVDLVGYYAVDDCGTIINPLLAEGQLHGGIVSGIAQALFESVEYDDNGTPLTTSFATYAKPSAADVPSIHLRSSVTPSPLNPLGAKGIGESGTVGATPAVQNAVIDAVAHLGVRHIDMPLSPETVWSAIRRARST from the coding sequence GTGCGGCGACAGGAAGACCGTGAACTCCTCATCGGGAGCAGGGAGTTCATCGCCGACCTCGCCGTCGACGATGCGCTGGCCGTCGCCTTCGTGCGCTCAGATCTCGCCCACGGCACGATCGAATCGATCGATGTTTCGGCGGCGACTCAGGTCCCCGGCGTCAGAGCCGTGCTCACTGCATCCGACCTCGACGTGAGGGCGAGCCTGCCGCCGTTCACCGAGTCATTGGTCGATGACGAGTTCCGGCGACCGCCGATCGCCACCGACAAGGTCAGGTTCGTGGGCGAGATCGTCGCCATGGTCGTCGCCGACTCGTGGCCTGCGGCGCTCGACGCGGTCGACGTCGTCGAGGTGCGAATCACACCGCTCGAGATGGTGGTCAACGCCGACGACGCAACCCGCGCCGACGCACCGCTCCTCTTTCCGGGTCGACCCTCGAACGTCGCGATCCACAACGAGTTCAACGTCGACGCCGAGCCGGTGTCCGACGGGATGCGCAGTCTGTCGTTCTCGACCACGAATCACCGGATGGCGGCTGCCCCGATGGAGGGACTCGCGATCGTGTCGATCCCCGGGCCCGGGCCATCCCTCACCGTCCACGTCTCGACGCAGGTTCCCCATTGGACGCGCGACCATCTCGCCAAAGAGCTCGACCTGCCGACCGATGCGGTGCGAGTCGTCGCTCCTGCGGTGGGTGGCGGCTTCGGCTCGAAGACCGCCTGGGAGGTCGAGTACCTGCTCGTCGCAGCCGCTGCCCGCCTGCTCGACAGAACATTGCGGTACATCCAGACCCGTTCGGAGAACCTCATGACCGCGCACGCACGGGGTCAACGCCACGACGTCACGCTCGCGTTCGACGACGACGGCGTGGTGCACTCCCTCGACGTCCGGGCGTTCTGCGACTGCGGCGCCTACCCAACGGTCGGAGCACTGCTGCCGGCGATGACCCAGCTGATGAGCGTCGGGGTGTACCGCATCCCGCGGGTGACCTGGGTCCGAGACTCGATCGTGACCAACACCGCCCCCACCGGCGCGTTTCGCGGCGCCGGACGGCCGGAGGCGACCGCGATGATCGAACGCGCGCTCGACCTCGTCGCCGGCGACCTCGGCATCGATCCCATCGAGGCGCGACGTCGCAACCTGATCCCGAACGACGCGTTCCCGTACACGACGCCGACCGGGGCAACGTACGACTCCGGGGACTACGGCACATGCCTCGACCTCGTCGCCGAACTCGGCGATTACCAAGGTCTCCGCGCCGAGCAACGTCGCCGTCGACTCACCGATGGGACCAGCCATCTCGGCCTCGGGCTTTCCTGCTACGTCGAGGTCACCGCCGGACAGGGAGGCACCGAGTTCGCCGAGATTCGGATCACGGCCGAGGGCCGACTCGACGTCGCGGTCGGGACGATGTCGCACGGCCAGGGGCACGCGACGACCTACACCCAACTCGTGTCGTCCGAACTCGACGTCCCCGCGTCGATGATCCGGATCGTGCAGGGAGACACCGCGCTCGTCGAATCGGGACACGGCACCCAGGGTTCGCGATCGATCCAGCTCGGTGGCAGCTCGGTCCACGACGCCGCCCAGCGATTCTGGACCAAGGTGTCGACGCTGGTCGCCGAACAGTTGGAGACGAGCCCGGATGACATCGTGTCGTTCGGCGAATCAGGCGTCGGCGTTCGCGGCGTTCCGCACTCAACTCTCGCATGGCCCGAAATTCATGCCCTCTCGTCCGGTCGGGACGGGACCACGAGCGGGCTCCCGACACGCGGTGAGGTGACCCAGGTCGGCGGGTCGTTCCCGTTCGGGGCCCATCTGGCGGTGGCCGAGGTAGATGAGGAGACCGGTCGGGTCGACCTGGTCGGGTACTACGCCGTCGACGACTGCGGCACGATCATCAACCCGCTCTTGGCCGAGGGCCAGTTACACGGGGGGATCGTCTCGGGCATTGCGCAGGCGCTCTTCGAGTCGGTCGAATATGACGACAACGGCACCCCGTTGACGACGTCGTTCGCGACGTACGCCAAGCCGTCTGCGGCTGACGTGCCGAGCATCCACCTGCGCAGCTCGGTCACGCCCTCCCCGCTCAACCCGCTGGGCGCCAAGGGCATCGGAGAGTCGGGCACGGTGGGCGCCACCCCTGCCGTCCAGAACGCGGTGATCGACGCCGTCGCGCACCTGGGTGTCCGTCACATCGACATGCCACTGTCGCCGGAAACGGTCTGGAGCGCGATCCGAAGGGCACGATCCACATGA
- a CDS encoding sucrase ferredoxin codes for MTTIECRPDGGMPVRCSDWTQTNHVDPVGSAGRADTIVLVETPGPWPADIKTMPVFASELGRFTTVLATEVTVQDPERALVTIYRRRSLSELVGTDHLVDRSSLVDVLPRLLNEDEFESGDPAPFDVLVCGHGRRDRCCGKLGVKLQMVAQTKWPAVRIRRSSHLGGHRFAPTCLTPHDGRMWAHMDETVLGAVIEGSWLDADARRYYRGSNALDPWEQSAEREIALHVGTSWVDCVLDDVHSEVDGDARWHVSMSWHGPHGNSRAVATVAAGRVVPTPVCGEPIESATKSSREFSVVSLDVG; via the coding sequence ATGACGACGATCGAGTGCCGGCCTGACGGAGGGATGCCGGTGCGCTGCTCCGACTGGACGCAGACGAATCACGTCGATCCCGTCGGTTCCGCCGGTCGAGCGGACACGATCGTCCTCGTGGAGACTCCCGGTCCGTGGCCGGCGGACATCAAGACCATGCCGGTGTTCGCCTCGGAACTCGGTCGGTTCACCACGGTTCTGGCGACCGAGGTCACCGTGCAAGATCCGGAACGCGCTTTGGTCACGATCTACCGTCGGCGCTCGTTGTCCGAACTCGTGGGAACCGATCACCTCGTCGACCGCTCGTCTCTGGTCGACGTCCTGCCGCGTCTCCTGAACGAGGACGAGTTCGAGTCCGGCGACCCAGCGCCGTTCGACGTGTTGGTCTGCGGCCATGGACGGCGGGACCGGTGCTGCGGGAAGCTCGGCGTGAAGTTACAGATGGTCGCGCAGACGAAGTGGCCCGCCGTTCGCATCCGACGGAGCAGCCATCTCGGTGGCCACCGATTCGCGCCGACATGCCTCACGCCCCACGACGGCCGCATGTGGGCGCACATGGACGAGACCGTGCTCGGCGCGGTCATCGAGGGATCGTGGCTCGATGCCGACGCTCGTCGGTACTACCGCGGTTCGAACGCGCTCGACCCGTGGGAGCAATCTGCCGAGCGGGAGATCGCCCTGCATGTCGGGACGTCGTGGGTCGACTGCGTGCTCGACGACGTGCACAGCGAGGTCGACGGTGACGCGCGTTGGCACGTGTCGATGTCGTGGCATGGTCCGCACGGCAACAGCCGGGCGGTCGCCACGGTCGCCGCCGGGCGCGTGGTCCCGACGCCGGTGTGTGGAGAGCCGATCGAATCCGCCACCAAGAGCTCTCGGGAGTTCTCGGTCGTGAGCCTCGACGTCGGTTGA
- a CDS encoding SDR family oxidoreductase, whose product MTDDSGTGGEFDGLTMVVTGGNGGIGLALAEAVGSAGASVAIWGRNPTKNTAALAHLEALGIEALAVSCDVSDEEQVTAAMAATVSRFGRVDSLFANAGIGGREVPFVDLPMEEWRSVMAVDLDGVFLTFREGARQMVAQGDGGALVAVSSIVSRFGAPRKAAYGAAKPAVEGLVRSLAVELAGAGIRCNALAPGWTDTDMVAPSGSFGGSAYDRFREATLRRTPVRRWGQPADLHAAARFLADPRATFHTGDVIVVDGGYSIA is encoded by the coding sequence ATGACGGACGACTCCGGGACCGGCGGCGAGTTCGACGGCCTGACGATGGTCGTCACCGGCGGCAACGGAGGAATCGGGCTCGCTCTCGCGGAAGCAGTCGGCTCGGCCGGGGCCAGCGTCGCGATCTGGGGTCGCAATCCGACCAAGAACACAGCTGCGCTCGCACATCTCGAGGCACTCGGTATCGAAGCGCTCGCGGTCTCGTGCGACGTGAGTGACGAGGAGCAGGTCACCGCCGCCATGGCGGCGACCGTCTCGCGCTTCGGGCGGGTCGATTCCCTGTTCGCCAATGCCGGCATCGGCGGCCGGGAGGTCCCGTTCGTCGACCTGCCGATGGAGGAATGGCGATCGGTCATGGCGGTCGACCTCGACGGCGTGTTCCTCACGTTTCGCGAGGGTGCGCGTCAGATGGTGGCCCAGGGAGACGGCGGTGCGCTGGTCGCTGTCTCATCGATCGTGTCGAGATTCGGCGCACCGCGCAAAGCTGCCTACGGAGCAGCGAAGCCGGCCGTCGAGGGCCTCGTTCGTTCGCTCGCGGTCGAGTTGGCCGGCGCAGGGATCCGATGCAATGCCCTTGCACCCGGATGGACCGACACCGACATGGTTGCACCGTCGGGAAGCTTCGGAGGATCCGCGTACGACCGCTTCCGTGAGGCGACGTTGCGGCGGACACCGGTCCGGCGGTGGGGTCAGCCGGCCGACCTCCACGCGGCCGCCCGATTCCTCGCAGACCCGCGCGCCACCTTCCACACCGGCGACGTGATCGTCGTCGACGGCGGCTACTCGATCGCTTGA
- a CDS encoding carboxymuconolactone decarboxylase family protein, producing MSNLAPRPREELAEFEGFFQTLESLAGYLPTAYLTLGHQPDFLRAMTEVSAALRKMNGVDPSLKVLMSHLSSSAVVCRFCEAHTAKTASSFGVSDEKLRAIWEFETSELFTEAERAALRLALAMVQQPSAVDGSHFDALRQHFDDPQIAEMVITVSMFGFWNRWNDTMETDLEEPVYKFASALLSERGWDGSRHYHGDSDAAP from the coding sequence ATGAGCAACCTGGCGCCTCGCCCGCGTGAGGAACTGGCCGAGTTCGAAGGCTTCTTCCAGACCCTCGAGTCGTTGGCCGGCTATCTGCCCACTGCCTATCTGACCCTCGGACATCAGCCGGACTTTCTTCGGGCCATGACCGAGGTGTCTGCTGCGCTCAGGAAGATGAACGGCGTCGACCCGAGCCTCAAGGTGTTGATGAGCCATCTGTCGAGCAGCGCTGTCGTCTGCCGCTTCTGCGAGGCCCACACGGCAAAGACCGCGTCGAGCTTCGGTGTGTCCGACGAGAAGCTTCGCGCCATCTGGGAATTCGAGACGTCCGAACTGTTCACCGAGGCCGAGCGTGCGGCACTCCGGTTGGCGCTGGCGATGGTCCAACAACCGAGTGCGGTGGACGGATCGCACTTCGACGCCCTGCGTCAGCATTTCGACGACCCCCAGATCGCCGAGATGGTGATCACGGTGTCGATGTTCGGCTTCTGGAACCGATGGAACGACACGATGGAGACCGATCTCGAGGAACCGGTCTACAAGTTCGCATCTGCGCTGCTCTCCGAACGCGGGTGGGACGGGTCGCGGCACTACCACGGCGACTCCGACGCAGCACCATGA
- a CDS encoding amidohydrolase family protein yields the protein MITEAQDAQAGRERQHHPYHLISADSHVNEPADLWVSRVAAKFRDRVPRVERFEQGDAWVIEGLDGPMPIGLNACAGQDPRLRQNWVRFDEIRTGGWDPAARVQEIEVAGVDAEVLYPTPRLSHAIFATTEPDFHLAQVQAYNDWLHEYASYDLRKFRALPILPNRGVDQALAEIERVGGRPSTGGFVIGAYPSGELTPQPEDDPVFAALEERNITLNIHVSLKNTMPVQKNLLALPAAGRFTGATTHLIDLIFSGVFDRFPALQLVFAEVDCGWLPYFKEQLDDGFSRYRFRFDLAKLPSEYIQEHVHFSWVTDTFGIDNRHHIGVERMLWSSDYPHGSSNYPDAWSPTMAAMAGVPLAERNLMLKGNAQRLYKFPNP from the coding sequence ATGATCACCGAGGCGCAGGACGCCCAGGCCGGGCGAGAGCGCCAGCACCATCCGTACCACTTGATCTCGGCAGACAGTCACGTCAACGAGCCGGCCGACCTCTGGGTCAGTCGTGTGGCCGCCAAGTTCCGGGATCGCGTGCCGCGTGTCGAACGGTTCGAGCAGGGCGATGCGTGGGTGATCGAGGGGCTCGACGGGCCGATGCCGATCGGTCTGAACGCGTGTGCCGGGCAAGACCCGCGCCTGCGCCAGAACTGGGTTCGCTTCGACGAGATCCGCACCGGTGGGTGGGATCCGGCTGCACGGGTCCAGGAGATCGAGGTGGCGGGTGTCGACGCAGAGGTGCTGTACCCGACGCCGCGCCTCTCGCACGCCATCTTCGCGACGACCGAGCCTGACTTCCACCTCGCCCAGGTCCAGGCGTACAACGACTGGCTGCACGAGTACGCGTCCTACGATCTCCGGAAATTCCGGGCCCTGCCGATCCTGCCCAATCGGGGCGTCGACCAAGCGTTGGCCGAGATCGAGCGAGTCGGGGGTCGGCCATCGACCGGTGGCTTCGTGATCGGGGCGTACCCCTCCGGCGAGCTCACGCCACAGCCCGAGGACGACCCCGTCTTCGCTGCGCTCGAGGAGCGGAACATCACCCTCAACATCCATGTCTCCCTCAAGAACACGATGCCCGTTCAGAAGAACCTGCTCGCGCTGCCGGCAGCCGGTCGGTTCACCGGAGCGACGACACACCTCATCGATCTGATCTTCTCGGGCGTGTTCGACCGGTTCCCTGCGCTGCAACTCGTGTTCGCCGAGGTGGACTGCGGTTGGCTCCCCTACTTCAAGGAGCAGTTGGACGACGGGTTCAGTCGCTATCGGTTCCGGTTCGACCTGGCCAAGCTCCCGAGCGAATACATCCAGGAGCACGTCCACTTCAGCTGGGTGACCGACACGTTCGGCATCGACAACCGTCACCACATCGGCGTCGAGCGCATGCTCTGGTCGAGCGACTACCCACACGGCAGCTCGAACTACCCGGACGCATGGTCCCCGACCATGGCTGCCATGGCCGGCGTTCCGCTCGCTGAACGGAATCTGATGCTCAAGGGGAACGCACAGCGCCTCTACAAGTTCCCCAACCCGTGA
- a CDS encoding dihydrodipicolinate synthase family protein produces MTRAPSTFTCTVTPFDAAGRLDLEAWRSHLVRLAASGMGVYVGSSSPGEGYTLDADETEALYGAAVDAVGADVSVRAMGVETHTALDYLELVRIAEATGMQAMQLYCVDSGHANIPTERELECYFRTILDGSTIDCVVSSHIYNGYVVPLPVLDRLLVDYGDRIRGINVTNPDVRYVSALVDVVDDRCDVHVGGPMQALTILALGGQGFLSTDGNIIPATCVDVVRSHANGDLRASQAAFRDVLRFFSANRWPGGSMRYLKTVMRVLGLPGHHLRPPFLELGDDECSEVEAILGALDIDELSGLRGAGE; encoded by the coding sequence ATGACGCGTGCACCGTCGACCTTCACCTGCACCGTGACGCCGTTCGACGCTGCCGGCCGCCTCGATCTGGAAGCGTGGCGGTCCCACCTGGTACGGCTTGCCGCGTCCGGCATGGGCGTCTACGTCGGAAGCTCGTCGCCGGGCGAGGGGTACACCCTCGACGCCGACGAGACCGAAGCGCTGTACGGGGCTGCGGTCGATGCGGTCGGAGCAGACGTGAGCGTCAGGGCGATGGGCGTCGAGACACACACCGCGCTCGACTACCTCGAACTGGTTCGGATCGCCGAGGCCACGGGGATGCAGGCCATGCAGCTCTACTGCGTCGACAGCGGTCATGCGAACATCCCGACCGAACGCGAGCTCGAGTGCTACTTCCGCACGATTCTCGACGGTTCGACGATCGACTGCGTCGTGTCGAGCCACATCTACAACGGGTACGTCGTGCCGCTTCCCGTACTCGATCGGCTGCTCGTCGACTACGGCGACAGGATTCGCGGCATCAACGTCACCAATCCTGACGTCAGGTACGTGTCAGCGCTCGTTGACGTGGTCGACGACCGCTGCGACGTTCACGTCGGGGGACCGATGCAGGCGTTGACGATCCTCGCGCTCGGCGGCCAGGGCTTCCTCAGTACGGACGGCAACATCATTCCGGCGACGTGTGTCGACGTCGTGCGTTCACACGCGAACGGTGACCTGCGAGCCTCGCAGGCAGCATTTCGTGACGTGCTGCGCTTCTTCAGCGCCAATCGGTGGCCGGGAGGAAGCATGCGCTACCTGAAGACGGTGATGAGGGTGCTCGGTCTGCCAGGACACCACCTGCGGCCGCCGTTCCTCGAACTCGGGGACGACGAATGCAGTGAGGTCGAAGCGATCCTCGGCGCTCTCGACATCGACGAGTTGTCCGGCTTGCGTGGCGCTGGCGAATGA
- a CDS encoding alcohol dehydrogenase catalytic domain-containing protein, giving the protein MTTARAAVLREAGSPLTLETIRIDPPKDGEVIVEMGAVGLCGSDRFVLDGHYPVEPPAVCGHEGAGKVLEVGPGVTGLTPGDHVVQIFIGPCGDCGPCRRGLKTFCRTGMHPSGRLRDGTFRMFAGDEPIGTYLGLGSFSTTTVTPARHLVKVPADVPWEIAALVSCGVSTGVGAAVNVARVRPGDSVLVVGLGGVGASAVMGAVLAGAARVVVSEVSPDKLAMATTFGATDTVDVTQVDLVEAIADLTDGNGVDAVLLTPDRVRAAHHIDAVNCLGPGGVVVQVGGTAVDLDVIPVSPNALLSQQKSITGTVIGGPDPARDVRRWIELYRAGRLPIDRLITRRYAFDDINVGFDDLKAGTNVRGVISFAP; this is encoded by the coding sequence ATGACCACCGCCAGAGCCGCCGTCCTGCGTGAAGCAGGGTCACCCCTCACGCTCGAGACGATCCGCATCGACCCACCGAAGGACGGCGAGGTCATCGTCGAGATGGGTGCCGTCGGGCTGTGCGGCTCGGACCGATTCGTGCTCGATGGCCACTACCCGGTCGAGCCCCCAGCGGTCTGTGGTCACGAAGGGGCCGGCAAGGTCCTCGAGGTCGGTCCCGGCGTCACCGGACTGACGCCGGGCGACCACGTCGTGCAGATCTTCATCGGCCCCTGCGGCGATTGTGGGCCGTGTCGTCGGGGCCTCAAGACGTTCTGTCGGACGGGGATGCACCCGTCCGGACGCCTCCGCGACGGGACGTTCAGAATGTTCGCCGGGGACGAGCCGATCGGCACCTATCTGGGTCTCGGCAGTTTCTCGACCACCACGGTCACTCCGGCGCGGCACCTCGTCAAGGTTCCTGCCGACGTGCCGTGGGAGATCGCCGCACTCGTCTCGTGCGGGGTCTCGACCGGCGTTGGCGCAGCAGTGAACGTCGCTCGTGTCCGGCCGGGCGACTCGGTGCTCGTCGTCGGGCTCGGCGGGGTCGGCGCATCGGCCGTGATGGGCGCCGTGCTCGCCGGCGCCGCGCGCGTCGTGGTGAGCGAGGTCAGCCCCGACAAGCTGGCGATGGCCACGACCTTCGGCGCGACCGACACGGTCGATGTGACGCAGGTCGATCTGGTCGAAGCGATCGCCGACCTCACCGACGGCAACGGTGTCGACGCCGTGCTCCTGACTCCCGACCGAGTTCGGGCAGCGCACCACATCGACGCCGTCAACTGCCTCGGTCCTGGCGGCGTGGTCGTCCAGGTCGGCGGAACGGCGGTTGACCTCGACGTGATCCCGGTCTCACCGAACGCGCTGCTTTCCCAGCAGAAGTCGATCACCGGCACCGTCATCGGAGGGCCGGATCCGGCGCGTGACGTGCGGCGCTGGATCGAACTGTATCGAGCAGGCCGACTGCCGATCGATCGGCTGATCACCCGCAGGTACGCATTCGATGACATCAACGTGGGGTTCGACGACCTGAAGGCCGGCACCAATGTGCGCGGCGTCATTTCATTCGCGCCTTGA
- a CDS encoding SDR family oxidoreductase, translating into MAQLTNEIALVTGATGGLGRIIALTLARRGAAVAVHGRDDERGARLVADIRHSGGTADFFAADLTSSDAATRMVDAVVSTFGRLSILVNSAYASDDMADDASVGEITDEAWDNILTGNLTTSLWVTRAALTTMTERGRGSIVNISARAGVVGTPGMAAHAASKGAINALTRSIAVDYADRGIRCNAVVPGHILHEVRDANASAERIASLEAMQLTRLATPEDVANSVAFLAGPDAEVLTGVLLPVDGGSTAARAAVVGGPDPRCS; encoded by the coding sequence ATGGCCCAGCTCACCAACGAGATCGCACTCGTGACCGGCGCAACAGGCGGACTCGGACGCATCATCGCGCTGACGCTCGCCCGCCGGGGTGCCGCCGTCGCCGTACACGGACGTGACGACGAGCGCGGGGCACGTCTGGTGGCGGACATTCGACACTCCGGAGGAACGGCAGACTTCTTCGCTGCCGACCTCACGTCATCGGACGCGGCGACCAGGATGGTCGACGCTGTCGTGAGCACATTCGGCCGACTGTCGATCCTCGTCAACAGCGCCTACGCGAGTGATGACATGGCTGACGACGCTTCGGTCGGCGAGATCACCGACGAAGCGTGGGACAACATCCTCACGGGCAACCTGACGACCAGCCTCTGGGTCACCCGAGCGGCACTGACGACGATGACCGAACGGGGTCGAGGCTCGATCGTCAACATCAGCGCACGCGCCGGCGTGGTCGGCACCCCCGGCATGGCTGCGCACGCAGCATCGAAGGGCGCGATCAACGCGCTGACCAGGTCGATCGCGGTCGACTACGCAGACAGAGGAATTCGGTGCAACGCGGTGGTTCCCGGCCACATTCTTCACGAGGTCAGGGACGCCAACGCCTCGGCCGAACGGATCGCATCGCTCGAAGCCATGCAACTGACCCGGCTGGCGACACCAGAAGACGTCGCCAACAGCGTCGCATTCCTCGCGGGACCCGACGCGGAGGTGCTGACCGGTGTGCTTCTGCCTGTCGACGGGGGAAGCACTGCTGCACGCGCCGCAGTCGTCGGAGGTCCCGATCCGCGCTGCTCGTAG
- a CDS encoding amidohydrolase family protein, producing MDLVLRNAHLFDGTGSPGRVTDVGVLDGKVAAIGDVAAGDEEVDLDGLVLAPGFIDPHTHYDAQVLWDRDLTPSCWHGVTTVIMGNCGFGIAPTRAADRETIMRTLENVEGMPFAALSEGIPWDFTTFPEYLDAIESGPIRLNVAAMLGHTPLRTFVMGGDASERAATAAEIATMADLVSEALSAGAVGFSSSRSETHLGAYGRPVPSRLATRAELQTLVGVLGSRRRGTFEATWGPDFFVEEFAELAAEVDRPITWAALLSIAGNPDWANSLTERSLASEGTVHPQIACRPIVVQVTLADPSPLANVTGFDRVLELPRERRAELYADPEWRREARRSVRERWGDKLDQATIDESSLHAEMVGGLTLSEIGRTRGGVDSFDVMLDLAIAENLETRFRVVMINDDEDQVAELLQQPRFLLGLSDAGAHTSQLCDANYATYLLGYWVRERGVLTLEEAVRKLTSHPAEVYGIVGRGVVAVGAWADLVVFDPSEVGAGPAVRVTDLPGGADRLVSPSVGIRHIWVNGEPIRRDGDDLAERRPGRVLRDHAS from the coding sequence ATGGACCTCGTCCTCCGTAATGCACATCTGTTCGACGGGACCGGATCGCCGGGTCGCGTCACCGACGTCGGGGTGCTCGACGGAAAGGTCGCCGCCATCGGCGATGTCGCGGCCGGTGACGAGGAAGTCGACCTCGACGGATTGGTCCTCGCTCCAGGCTTCATCGACCCCCATACCCACTATGACGCACAGGTCCTGTGGGACCGAGACCTCACACCCTCGTGCTGGCACGGAGTGACCACCGTGATCATGGGCAACTGCGGCTTCGGGATCGCGCCGACTCGTGCCGCCGATCGAGAGACGATCATGCGAACTCTCGAAAATGTCGAGGGCATGCCGTTCGCAGCGCTATCCGAGGGGATTCCATGGGACTTCACGACGTTTCCCGAGTACCTCGACGCGATCGAGTCTGGGCCGATCCGGCTCAACGTTGCGGCGATGCTCGGCCACACGCCGCTTCGCACGTTCGTGATGGGGGGCGACGCTTCCGAGCGTGCTGCGACCGCCGCCGAGATCGCGACCATGGCCGACCTGGTCAGCGAGGCGCTCTCGGCTGGTGCCGTCGGGTTCTCCTCGTCGCGCTCGGAGACGCACCTCGGTGCGTACGGCCGGCCCGTCCCGAGTCGACTTGCGACCCGTGCGGAACTGCAGACCCTCGTCGGCGTGCTCGGGAGCCGGCGACGTGGCACGTTCGAAGCGACTTGGGGGCCGGACTTCTTCGTGGAGGAGTTCGCCGAGCTCGCGGCCGAGGTCGATCGACCGATCACGTGGGCGGCGCTGCTCAGCATTGCCGGAAACCCCGACTGGGCGAACTCGCTGACGGAGCGCTCCCTCGCATCGGAGGGGACGGTCCATCCGCAGATCGCGTGCCGACCGATCGTCGTGCAGGTGACATTGGCCGACCCGTCTCCGCTCGCGAACGTGACGGGGTTCGATCGCGTGCTGGAGCTGCCTCGTGAACGGCGCGCCGAACTGTACGCCGACCCCGAGTGGCGCCGAGAGGCTCGCCGCAGTGTGCGGGAACGATGGGGCGACAAACTCGACCAGGCAACGATCGACGAGTCGTCGTTGCACGCAGAGATGGTTGGCGGTCTGACCTTGAGCGAGATCGGCCGGACGCGCGGGGGTGTTGATTCCTTCGACGTGATGCTCGATCTCGCCATCGCCGAGAATCTCGAGACGCGTTTCCGTGTCGTGATGATCAATGACGACGAAGATCAGGTCGCCGAACTCCTGCAGCAACCCCGGTTCCTGCTCGGCCTTTCCGATGCGGGGGCGCACACCAGTCAGCTGTGCGACGCCAACTACGCGACGTATCTGCTCGGTTACTGGGTTCGCGAGCGTGGTGTGTTGACCTTGGAGGAGGCCGTGCGCAAACTGACGTCTCATCCGGCCGAGGTGTACGGGATCGTCGGACGAGGCGTCGTCGCCGTGGGGGCTTGGGCGGACCTGGTCGTCTTCGACCCCTCCGAGGTGGGCGCCGGCCCGGCTGTCCGGGTCACCGATCTGCCCGGAGGCGCGGACCGCCTGGTCTCGCCGAGCGTCGGTATCCGCCACATCTGGGTCAACGGTGAGCCGATCCGCAGGGACGGTGACGACTTGGCGGAGCGCCGGCCCGGCCGAGTGCTGCGGGATCACGCGTCATGA